The Myxococcales bacterium genome includes the window TGAGATCACCGCCTGCTCAAGCTCGGCGCCCGAGAAGTCGGTGGCGAGGTCGACAAGCTTTTCCAGATCGAACTGGCTTGGGTCGCGATTCTTTTTGCGCAGATGAATGTCGATGATTTGGCGGCGATCATCGCGTCCCGGCAAGTCGCAGAAAAAGATCTCGTCGAAGCGCCCTTTGCGCAGCAACTCGGGCGGCAACTGCGCCACGTTGTTGGCCGTCGCGATCACGAACACGGGCGACGTCTTTTCCTGCAGCCACGTAATAAACGAGCCGAACACGCGCGAGGTAGTGCCGCCATCGGATTGCCCCGACGAGCCGGTGCCCGAAAAGCCCTTCTCCAGCTCATCAATCCAAAGGACCGCCGGCGCGATGGCCTCGGCCGTCTTGATCACGTTGCGAATATTTTCTTCTGATGAGCCAACCAGGCCCGCGAACACCTTGCCGACATCAAGGCGGAGGAGCGGCATCTGCCACAGCGCCCCCACGGCCTTGGCCGTAAGCGACTTGCCGGTGCCGGGCACGCCAATGAGCAAGATGCCCTTGGGCAACGGCAGGCCAAAATCGCGCGCGCGCGACGAAAAGGCGTGGCGACGCTTCACCAGCCACTCCTTGAGGTTATCCATCCCGCCAATATCGGAGAACTCTTCGCGGTGCTCGTAGTACTCGAGCAGGCCGCTCTTGCGAATAATTTGCTTCTTCTCGTCGAGAATCGTTTCAAGGTCGAACGTATGGGTGCGCACCATCGACTTGGCAAAGACGTTTTCGGCCTCGACCAAGGTCAGCCCCAGCGCGGATTCGACGACGCGCTCCATGTAGCTCGCGTCGGCCTCGACGAGCTGCCGCGTGGCAACCGGCGTGTTGGGGAGGAGGCTGCGCGCGCAGGCCTCAATCTCTCCGCGGGTTGGCAGCTCCCAATCGACGATCGCCGATACCGATTTTTCGAGCTCAGGCGGCAACTTGCACACCGGCGAGAGCAGGATCACGCTTTTTTTGGTTTTGCGCAGCTCGGTTGCCAGATCGCGCAGCTTGCGCACGACCGCGGGTTCTTTGAAAAACGGGTGGAAGTCGCGCAGGATAAATAGCGCGCGGCCCTCGGCGCGCGCCACGTGGTCGAGCGCCTTGAGCGGATCCTTGATATCGCGCGCGCCGCTGCCATTTGCCACCACGCGCATGCCCTCGGTGAGCGACCAAATCTCGCAGCGCATTTCGCGTTCGACGCACAAGGTGCGCAAGCTTTCCTCGACCCGCATTTCTTCGTGCGAAGTGACGTAGACCAGCGAATAACGCGCGCGGATGAGATCTTCCAGCTCTGCCTTAGAGCTGCGCTTGACGAGCGGATTCACGGGGCCTCCTCGACGCTCTGCCGCAGATCGCGCAGCGCACCCTTCACCGTCTCGACGGTTTCGATCATCGCCGTCGCCGACTCCGATGCAACCGCCGCGTCGCCGCCGTCGCCGAGCTCCATCGCCACCACGCGCGCTTGGTTGCGCAGCTCGCTAAGGGCATCGTTGACGGCCTCGATTGCCTCCATGACGCGCGCCACCATGGCCATGTTGGCTGGGGTGCCAAAGACGCCGGTCGGCGACGCGTCCTCGCCAAAGGCGTCGCCAAGCTTGGCCTCAGCCGCGTCAGCGCGCGCGAGCGCGTCGCGCACTTTTTGCCGCAGCGCCTCGATTTCGTCGCTCGCGGCCCCCGCGGTGGCTGCCCGCGCCATGAGCATTTCTTGCTCGAGTACTTGCGCCTGGCCATTGGCGGCGATGAGCTGTTGCTCGAGCTGCTGCCTTACCTCCTGCCACGCGAGCTGCTCGCGGCGCGCCTCGTTGACCTGCGTCGTCGCGGCGTCGAGTTCGCGCATCAAGGCGCCGTGCGCCTGTTCCATGGTGCTATGTGACATGCGCAGGCCGCGCAGCTCTTCGCTCAGCCGGGCGACGATTTCGCCATAGCCGCTGTCATCGTTGCCGCTGCTCGCGTTCTTGCGCGACAGCTCGGCGGCCAACTGCGAGAGCTTGGCATTTTCTTGGGTAAGGCGCTCGATCTGCTCGGCCGAAGCATTTACGTGTTCCGCGGCCGCCGCGAGCTCGGCGCGTTGCTTGGAGAACGCTGCGAGCTGCTTGTCCTTATCGGCGCGCTGCTCTTGCAGCGTGCTTTCGAGGGTAACGAGCGCGATGCGCCGCTCTTCGAGCATGCGCTCTTGCTCGCCGATCACCGCGCGCAGGCGCTCGATCTCGCGGACTTGTTCGTTGACTTCGTTGTAGCCCTCATCCTTGGCACGCCTCGCCTCGCCCAGCTGCGCCCGCATGCCATCGATTTCGCTGCGCGCGGCGGCGAGGTCTTCTAAGGCCCGCTTGGCCGCGCGCTCATGCGCGTCGAGCGTTTCCTTGATCATTTGCTCGCTCTTGCCCGCGGCCGCGGCCGCGGCCTTGGCCTGGTCAGCGTCGCTGCGCAGCTCTTCGGCGACGTGCTGCTCCGCGCGCAAGCGCTCGTCGCGATCCGCCAGTTGGAGCCGCAGGTCGTCGGCGCGCTCGCGCAACGTCGCGATCTCGGCGCGGAGGCGCTTGGCGTCGGCGACCTCGCGATCATACTTGTCTTGTAAGGCCTCGCGCGTCGAGGATGGTTTGCCTAAAATATCTCCAAGGGCGGGCGATGGTGGCGCGGCCGTGGCTTCAAGATCCACCGGCGCCGAGCGTTCATAGCCATCCTCGACCACAATGGAAGGGATGCGCCCCGAAAGCCGTGGCGGCGGGCCCCCAAAGGGAAGCGAGGCTTCACGCATGGGTGGCGGCACCGACTCGCCGCCCACCTGCTGCGCCGTGGCGCGTTTGGGCCGACCGGGGGGCACCGACGGCGCGGCAATCGCAGCCAATGCCGCGACGGGTGGCGCGGGCGGCGCAGGCGGCGGCGGTGGCACGCCTCCAGGGACGGGCGACGCGGAAACCCTCGGCTGCCGCGCGCCCGCGACGGGGGCCTCGGGTTCGTCGAGAAAGCGCAAGGCGAGTGAACCGCATTGGATGATGTCGCGGTGGTGCAGCGCTTGCTTGGCAACCTTTACCTGGTTCACCGTCGTGCCGTTGGCGCTGCCCTTGTCGTCGATGAACCAACCCGTGGCCTCGAACTTGATCACCGCATGGAGCCGAGACACCATGCCATCATCGGTGCGAATCGAGCAGTCAAGGCCGCGACCTATCGTGACCACCTGATCGGGCGTAACCTCTAGAACCCCTTCTCTGCCGCGGCTATCACGGAATACGACGCGCGTGCTCATTCGTGGATTAATGGTAGCGAACAATGGAGGGCGCACCCAAGCCGCAAGCCGCCAATTCGCTGCGCCGCTTTTGACCGCTTACCTACATGTATGTAGGCGGGGTACGGCGACTAGTTGATCGACTTGAATTTGAGGCGCGTGCGGCCAACCGTGATCACGTCATTGTCGACCAATTCGTGGCGCGCCACGCGCTGATCATTGACGAAGGTTCCGTTGGTCGAGCTGTCGTCTTGCAAGATGAAGCCCGTCGGTGAGCAATGGATCTTGCAATGCTCGGTGCTCATGTAGGTGTCGCCCAAGCCGATGTGACTGTCCGGCCCGGTGCCAAGCTTGGTCAGCCCCGACTCCAAACGAAACGACTGATATTGATGCGCTCCATTAAGCGGCACCAGCCAGCCGACGATGGGATAGCCAGACTCATCGCCGCCTGCGCCAATCATAACCGTCTTCATGGCGCCGCCGCTGTCGGCCACCGGTGCGGCGACCGCAATCGGCGCCGGCGCGCGTCCACGCCGCAGCAAGGCGAGCAGCAGCAAGAACACCACTAACGCGCCGCCACCAATGCCCGCCCACAACCACCAGCGAAAGGGGCGCTTTTTGTCAAACGACCAAGCCGGCAAGGTCAGCCCGCCTGCCTCGAGCTCTTCTTGATCGAGCCGCAGCATGAACTCGTGCTCCAGCCCGTCGAACACGAGGCCGCGCTTGGTCTTGGCGTCGTAGGCGGAGAAGGTGACATAGAATCGCGCGCCGATGTCGTCGGCCGCATTGCGCACCGCGGTCGCCAGGCCATCCATGGCCGCGACGCGTTTGACGTTGGGGGTGAGCACGCGCAGCAGCGCCGGATCGCCCTCGAGGCCCTCATTGGCAAAGTGCACGGCGATCAGCTCAATGCGTGAGCCTTCGGCTTTTTTGCGCAACTCGGCGAGCTGGGCGCGGGCCGTCTCGGGGTTGGTATCGGCGCCATCGCCAATCACCAAGAGCACGCGGCGACTGGCGCTCGCATTCATCAAGACCGAGACCGCCTCTTGCACGCCGGCGACAAAATCGCGGCTCGTCTTGCCCTGGTAGTCGCGTTGGCTACCGAGCTTGTCGGCGGTCAGCCCCGCGATGTCGCCCAAGGGGAGCTTTAGCTCCGCACCCTGGCCATAAACCACGATGCCCCCGACCGAGCCTTTGGGCGCGATGCCGCCGAGGGCTTCAAAGGCCTGGGGCAGCTTGGCCAAGACGCCGGCGTACTTATCTTCCTCGGTCTCGGCGTAGCTTTCGTTCCCCATCCGGATCTCCTGGCCCTGGATGAGGACAATGAGCGCAAGGGTCTCGCTGCCTTCGACATATTTTTTTACAACTTGGGCCGGCAGCGTGACCGGCTTGGCAAGGTCCGTCTGAACCAACGCTACCTTCTCGGAGACCACGCCTGGGAGCAGCCCGATCACCGTCGCGGTAATGACCGGCGTGGTATCCGCCTTGGCGTCGAGCATTTCGTCGGGCATCTGCAGCTTTAGCCGCACCTGCGGCGCGGCCACGGTGTTGCGCGCCGCGAGCAGCAGCCCAAGGCCAAGACAAATTGATAAAAAGCGCGCCGCGTTCATAACGTCTTGAACTTTACCAAGGAGGAACCAAACTTGACAAAATCGTTATCAATCAACTCTTGGCGGTCAACGCGCTTATCATTGACATAGGTGCCATTGGTCGATCCGAGGTCAGCGACGATCCACGCCCCGCCCTCGACCTTTATCTCGGCGTGCTGCGCCGACATGAACTTGTCATGCAAAACGACGTCGCACTCAGGATCCGTACCGACCAAGGTTTTAGGAGACAGCGCGAACAGCTCGCCGCGTTGCGGCCCCTGCAGCGGGACCACCCATCCGAGCAATTGGGTCGTGCCGCCACCGCCGGCAACGTCGACCGCAAACGCCTGGGTCTTGCTCGGCGCCGCGCATGCGCTGCACACCGAGGTCTGCGGCGGATACCCCTTGCCGCAGGTCGGGCAGACCGCCTTCTTCCAAAACCACGCCCCCTTGACGATCATGACGCCCTGCGACGTCTGTCCTTTGCCTGCCATGCCTGCTGCCCTCCCTCGCGCGCTCTGCACCTTGCCATGAACCGCGCCCGCTTGCTGCTTGGCCTCGGCGAGCTCCTGCTTGCCCGCCTTGCCGAGGGTGCGCACGTATTTGGCCTCGGCAACCATGTTGCCCTTGGTGGTCTTGACCCCGACAATCCGGTTTCGCAACTCGCGAAACGGCGCCAATATTGGTTCGAGATACTTCAGG containing:
- a CDS encoding AAA family ATPase — protein: MRVEESLRTLCVEREMRCEIWSLTEGMRVVANGSGARDIKDPLKALDHVARAEGRALFILRDFHPFFKEPAVVRKLRDLATELRKTKKSVILLSPVCKLPPELEKSVSAIVDWELPTRGEIEACARSLLPNTPVATRQLVEADASYMERVVESALGLTLVEAENVFAKSMVRTHTFDLETILDEKKQIIRKSGLLEYYEHREEFSDIGGMDNLKEWLVKRRHAFSSRARDFGLPLPKGILLIGVPGTGKSLTAKAVGALWQMPLLRLDVGKVFAGLVGSSEENIRNVIKTAEAIAPAVLWIDELEKGFSGTGSSGQSDGGTTSRVFGSFITWLQEKTSPVFVIATANNVAQLPPELLRKGRFDEIFFCDLPGRDDRRQIIDIHLRKKNRDPSQFDLEKLVDLATDFSGAELEQAVISALYDAFDTGEDLTTARMEKSLRELVPLAVTMREQIDGMREWSRTRARPASTKVGASGGKGWMSQYGGKPSGGEPTPSEGGERKLEL
- a CDS encoding FHA domain-containing protein, whose amino-acid sequence is MSTRVVFRDSRGREGVLEVTPDQVVTIGRGLDCSIRTDDGMVSRLHAVIKFEATGWFIDDKGSANGTTVNQVKVAKQALHHRDIIQCGSLALRFLDEPEAPVAGARQPRVSASPVPGGVPPPPPAPPAPPVAALAAIAAPSVPPGRPKRATAQQVGGESVPPPMREASLPFGGPPPRLSGRIPSIVVEDGYERSAPVDLEATAAPPSPALGDILGKPSSTREALQDKYDREVADAKRLRAEIATLRERADDLRLQLADRDERLRAEQHVAEELRSDADQAKAAAAAAGKSEQMIKETLDAHERAAKRALEDLAAARSEIDGMRAQLGEARRAKDEGYNEVNEQVREIERLRAVIGEQERMLEERRIALVTLESTLQEQRADKDKQLAAFSKQRAELAAAAEHVNASAEQIERLTQENAKLSQLAAELSRKNASSGNDDSGYGEIVARLSEELRGLRMSHSTMEQAHGALMRELDAATTQVNEARREQLAWQEVRQQLEQQLIAANGQAQVLEQEMLMARAATAGAASDEIEALRQKVRDALARADAAEAKLGDAFGEDASPTGVFGTPANMAMVARVMEAIEAVNDALSELRNQARVVAMELGDGGDAAVASESATAMIETVETVKGALRDLRQSVEEAP
- a CDS encoding FHA domain-containing protein produces the protein MNAARFLSICLGLGLLLAARNTVAAPQVRLKLQMPDEMLDAKADTTPVITATVIGLLPGVVSEKVALVQTDLAKPVTLPAQVVKKYVEGSETLALIVLIQGQEIRMGNESYAETEEDKYAGVLAKLPQAFEALGGIAPKGSVGGIVVYGQGAELKLPLGDIAGLTADKLGSQRDYQGKTSRDFVAGVQEAVSVLMNASASRRVLLVIGDGADTNPETARAQLAELRKKAEGSRIELIAVHFANEGLEGDPALLRVLTPNVKRVAAMDGLATAVRNAADDIGARFYVTFSAYDAKTKRGLVFDGLEHEFMLRLDQEELEAGGLTLPAWSFDKKRPFRWWLWAGIGGGALVVFLLLLALLRRGRAPAPIAVAAPVADSGGAMKTVMIGAGGDESGYPIVGWLVPLNGAHQYQSFRLESGLTKLGTGPDSHIGLGDTYMSTEHCKIHCSPTGFILQDDSSTNGTFVNDQRVARHELVDNDVITVGRTRLKFKSIN
- a CDS encoding FHA domain-containing protein codes for the protein MILKYLEPILAPFRELRNRIVGVKTTKGNMVAEAKYVRTLGKAGKQELAEAKQQAGAVHGKVQSARGRAAGMAGKGQTSQGVMIVKGAWFWKKAVCPTCGKGYPPQTSVCSACAAPSKTQAFAVDVAGGGGTTQLLGWVVPLQGPQRGELFALSPKTLVGTDPECDVVLHDKFMSAQHAEIKVEGGAWIVADLGSTNGTYVNDKRVDRQELIDNDFVKFGSSLVKFKTL